Sequence from the Sphingosinicella ginsenosidimutans genome:
GGCGGGTCGCGAAATTGTCCGATCCGTCGATCACCGCATCGGCGCCGGCGATCAGGCCAGGGGCGTTGTCCGCCCCGATCCGCGCGACGATGGCCTCGACCGCCACGTCGGGATTGAGCGCGGCCACGCGCCGCTTCGCCGTCTCGGCCTTCAGCGCGCCGATATCCCCGGTGCCGAAGATCGGCTGGCGCTGGAGGTTGGCGAGCTCGATCCGATCGTCGTCGATGATCGCCATCGCGCCGATCCCGGCCGCCGCGAGATAGGGGATGGCGGCCGCGCCGATCCCGCCTGCGCCGATGACGACGACGCGCGCGCCGAGCAGCTTCTTCTGCCCCTCGCCGCCAATCTCCTTGAGCACGATATGGCGGGCATAGCGGTCGAGCTGGTCGTCGGAGAGGATCACCGCCCGGTCGAGCCGAAGCCGCCCAGGCCCCGTGCCGTCTCGTCGAGCAGGTCGACCTCGGCGAAGCGGGCGCGCTGGACGGGCGCCGGGACGAGCTGCGCGATCCGCTCGCCGCGCACCACCTCGAACGGCGCGTCGCCAAGGTTGATGAGGATGATCTTCACCTCGCCGCGATAATCGGCGTCGATCGTGCCGGGCGTGTTGAGGCAGGTGATGCCGTGCTTCAGCGCAAGGCCGGAACGCGGGCGCACCTGCACCTCATAGCCCTCGGGGATGGCGATGGCGAAGCCGGTCGCGACCGCGTGGCGCGCGCCGGGGGCCAGGGTCACGCTTTCCGCCGCGACCACGTCGAGCCCCGCCGCATGATCGCTCGCATAAGCGGGGAGCGGCAGGCCGTCGCCATGCGGCAGTCGAAGCAGCGCGATCTCGATCTCGGGCCTCATCGGCCGCCCCCGCCGATGACATCGGCGATCCTCCGCGCGAGCCGCCGCGCCACCTCGCTTTTGTCCATCCGCTCCCAATGCTCGATCCCTTCGGCGGTGACCAGGTGGACCTCGTTGCGCTCCCCGCCCATCACGTCGCCGGAGACGTCGTTGGCGACGATCCAGTCCGCGCCCTTGCGGGTCCGCTTCGCCTCGGCCTCGGCCTCCACATTCTCGGTTTCCGCCGCGAAGCCGATCAGCAGTTTCGGCCGGCGCGGATCGGCGGCGAGCCCGGCGAGAATGTCGGGATTGGCTGCCCAGTCGAGCCGCGGCGGCCCGTCCGCCTTCTTGAGCTTGTGCGAGGCCGCCTCGACCCGCCAGTCCGCAACCGCGGCGACCAGCACCGCCGCATCGGCCGGGAGCGCGTCGTCGACCGCGCGCTGCATCTCGCTCGCCGTCTCCACGTCCCGCCGCGTCACCCCAGCGGGCGTCGCGAGCGCGACCGGCCCGGCCACCAGCGTCACCCGCGCCCCGAGCCGCGCCAGCGCTCCGGCGATGGCGAAGCCCTGCTTGCCGGACGATCGGTTGG
This genomic interval carries:
- a CDS encoding HesA/MoeB/ThiF family protein, which produces MILSDDQLDRYARHIVLKEIGGEGQKKLLGARVVVIGAGGIGAAAIPYLAAAGIGAMAIIDDDRIELANLQRQPIFGTGDIGALKAETAKRRVAALNPDVAVEAIVARIGADNAPGLIAGADAVIDGSDNFATRLAVSDACTAARVPLVSAAIGQFQAQIGTFRGWTAEAPCYRCYVGDAFDAEDCDTCSELGVLGAMAGLAGCFAALEAVRAITGFGEDQTGRMHIFDGLKPAMRTIRIVKDPACRTCGTAR
- the dut gene encoding dUTP diphosphatase — translated: MRPEIEIALLRLPHGDGLPLPAYASDHAAGLDVVAAESVTLAPGARHAVATGFAIAIPEGYEVQVRPRSGLALKHGITCLNTPGTIDADYRGEVKIILINLGDAPFEVVRGERIAQLVPAPVQRARFAEVDLLDETARGLGGFGSTGR